A stretch of the Coffea arabica cultivar ET-39 unplaced genomic scaffold, Coffea Arabica ET-39 HiFi ptg000054l, whole genome shotgun sequence genome encodes the following:
- the LOC140032777 gene encoding uncharacterized protein — MRWLEEWKEPLGVHRFCLVHIRSNFTQKFRNERLKSLIWGAGKANQTRKYEEYMSVIFSLSPEAYAWLTGGSVRSEQWALCKDGGYRWGHAITNMVKCFNNLLQESRFLPITALIRYTFNQRVDLFVKNHKMTWDQMYHLPLYGWKKYVANEQKGRAHSVQVFDHRRGNYCITTAYRQTHVGGHAQTVDIENRTCTCEKWRELKFPCSHAIAACFRSGLNLMSLVGPEYTFEAYQATYESPFNS, encoded by the exons ATGCGGTGGCTAGAGGAGTGGAAAGAGCCGTTAGGGGTCCATCGATTCTGCTTGGTTCACATTCGCAGTAATTTCACTCAGAAATTTAGGAATGAAAG GTTAAAGAGTCTCATATGGGGTGCCGGAAAGGCAAATCAGACTCGCAAGTATGAGGAATATATGAGTGTCATCTTTAGTCTTTCACCCGAGGCATATGCCTGGCTAACTGGTGGATCCGTTAGGTCGGAGCAGTGGGCCTTATGTAAGGATGGAGGGTATCGTTGGGGTCATGCAATAACAAACATGGTCAAGTGCTTCAATAACTTGCTGCAAGAAAGTCGCTTCCTCCCAATCACTGCCTTGATTCGATACACCTTCAACCAAAGAGTGGATTTGTTTGTGAAAAATCACAAGATGACCTGGGATCAGATGTATCACTTGCCACTGTATGGATGGAAGAAATATGTTGCAAATGAGCAAAAGGGCAGGGCGCACTCGGTGCAGGTGTTCGATCATAGGCGGGGAAATTATTGCATAACCACTGCATATCGCCAAACTCATGTAGGTGGTCATGCTCAAACCGTTGACATTGAAAACCGTACGTGTACATGTGAAAAATGGAGAGAACTCAAATTTCCATGTTCGCATGCGATTGCAGCATGTTTTAGGTCTGGCCTTAATCTGATGTCACTTGTCGGGCCGGAGTACACATTTGAAGCTTATCAAGCCACATATGAGAGTCCTTTCAACTCGTAA